The following are encoded together in the Triticum dicoccoides isolate Atlit2015 ecotype Zavitan chromosome 6B, WEW_v2.0, whole genome shotgun sequence genome:
- the LOC119322724 gene encoding protein CHLOROPLAST IMPORT APPARATUS 2-like isoform X1: MTSSCIPTGLRLDLDMVKAAASPGAHAHSSPLRPAHSSPSSTLSEASNASSSATSVSLKRARAPRKRPNQAYNEAAALLASIHPSVFPVKKSPKTATAPRPPLSGLAVAFGAAAPSSSDLLPPLPVLSDAAFLLRDHAASPSPPPPPHSPSTDACKNCSSPTPVSSAFREFRDPAPSPASPDTATDEPGELDFDDDGFDAESILDVDEAAAGGAAEGIDGIMGSLTMEANTATATSDDSILSSSGIHPYLRSLMVVGLAGRFELGLGSRQSTRPNLNRALKRRDDDGAWWMWPAVPVKDITVTPPTPPPTEPAAAVSNTAMPPPASAAPEKKKSKKKKKVKMEKLMAKEEELANGKCEEGADGTVDAADGNGDDDSAPTKAPKTGLGLKLDTDDVLKEWSGKGSMFTEGGAPDSSESAAEVRAKLADIDLFPENGSGGIREARVMRYKEKRRNRLFSKKIRYQVRKVNADCRPRMKGRFVRSPSLLQQALEEES, translated from the exons ATGACGTCCTCTTGCATACCCACGGGGCTGCGGCTGGACCTGGACATGGTGAAGGCGGCGGCGTCGCCGGGGGCGCACGCGCACTCGTCGCCGCTGCGGCCGGCGCACTCCTCGCCGTCCTCCACGCTCTCGGAGGCCTCCAACGCGTCCTCCTCGGCCACGTCCGTGTCGCTCAAGCGCGCGCGGGCGCCGCGGAAGCGCCCCAACCAGGCCTACAACGAGGCCGCCGCGCTGCTCGCCTCCATCCACCCCTCCGTCTTCCCCGTCAAGAAGAGCCCCAAGACGGCCACGGCGCCGCGCCCGCCGCTCTCGGGCCTCGCCGTGGCCTTCGgcgccgccgccccgtcctcctccgaCCTCCTCCCGCCGCTCCCCGTCCTGTCCGACGCCGCATTCCTCCTCCGCGACCACGcggcctcgccctcgccgccgccgccgccgcacagcCCGTCCACCGACGCCTGCAAGAACTGCTCGTCCCCGACGCCCGTCAGCAGCGCGTTCCGGGAGTTCCGCGACCCGGCGCCGTCGCCCGCCAGCCCCGACACCGCCACCGACGAGCCCGGCGAGCTCGACTTCGACGACGACGGCTTCGACGCCGAGTCCATCCTCGACGTcgacgaggcggcggccggcggcgccgCCGAGGGCATCGACGGCATCATGGGCAGCCTCACCATGGAGGCCAACACGGCCACCGCCACGTCCGACGACTCCATCCTGTCCAGCTCCGGCATACACCCCTACCTCAGGAGCCTCATGGTGGTCGGTCTCGCTGGCCGCTTCGAGCTCGGCCTCGGCTCCCGGCAAAGCACCCGACCCAACCTCAACCGTGCCCTCAAGCGGCGGGACGACGACGGCGCCTGGTGGATGTGGCCTGCCGTGCCGGTGAAGGACATCACGGTCACACCACCGACGCCACCGCCGACAGAACCGGCAGCGGCAGTGTCCAACACCGCAATGCCGCCGCCGGCGTCGGCAGCACcagagaagaagaagagcaagaagaagaagaaggtgaagatggagaagttgatggccaaggaggaggagctggcCAATGGGAAATGCGAGGAGGGAGCCGATGGAACAGTGGACGCGGCGGACGGCAATGGAGACGATGACAGCGCACCGACAAAGGCGCCGAAGACCGGCCTGGGGCTGAAGCTGGACACCGACGACGTGCTCAAGGAGTGGTCCGGCAAAGGGTCTATGTTCACCGAGGGCGGCGCGCCGGATTCGTCTGAGTCCGCCGCCGAAGTGCGG GCCAAACTTGCAGACATCGACTTGTTTCCTGAGAACGGGTCTGGTGGCATCAGGGAAGCAAGGGTGATGAGGTACAAGGAGAAGCGGCGCAACCGGCTGTTCTCGAAGAAGATCCGGTACCAGGTGCGGAAGGTGAACGCCGACTGTCGGCCTCGGATGAAG GGAAGGTTTGTTAGGAGCCCGTCTCTTCTGCAGCAAGCCCTGGAGGAAGAGAGCTAG
- the LOC119322724 gene encoding protein CHLOROPLAST IMPORT APPARATUS 2-like isoform X2 has protein sequence MTSSCIPTGLRLDLDMVKAAASPGAHAHSSPLRPAHSSPSSTLSEASNASSSATSVSLKRARAPRKRPNQAYNEAAALLASIHPSVFPVKKSPKTATAPRPPLSGLAVAFGAAAPSSSDLLPPLPVLSDAAFLLRDHAASPSPPPPPHSPSTDACKNCSSPTPVSSAFREFRDPAPSPASPDTATDEPGELDFDDDGFDAESILDVDEAAAGGAAEGIDGIMGSLTMEANTATATSDDSILSSSGIHPYLRSLMVVGLAGRFELGLGSRQSTRPNLNRALKRRDDDGAWWMWPAVPVKDITVTPPTPPPTEPAAAVSNTAMPPPASAAPEKKKSKKKKKVKMEKLMAKEEELANGKCEEGADGTVDAADGNGDDDSAPTKAPKTGLGLKLDTDDVLKEWSGKGSMFTEGGAPDSSESAAEVRAKLADIDLFPENGSGGIREARVMRYKEKRRNRLFSKKIRYQVRKVNADCRPRMKASTTRTDA, from the exons ATGACGTCCTCTTGCATACCCACGGGGCTGCGGCTGGACCTGGACATGGTGAAGGCGGCGGCGTCGCCGGGGGCGCACGCGCACTCGTCGCCGCTGCGGCCGGCGCACTCCTCGCCGTCCTCCACGCTCTCGGAGGCCTCCAACGCGTCCTCCTCGGCCACGTCCGTGTCGCTCAAGCGCGCGCGGGCGCCGCGGAAGCGCCCCAACCAGGCCTACAACGAGGCCGCCGCGCTGCTCGCCTCCATCCACCCCTCCGTCTTCCCCGTCAAGAAGAGCCCCAAGACGGCCACGGCGCCGCGCCCGCCGCTCTCGGGCCTCGCCGTGGCCTTCGgcgccgccgccccgtcctcctccgaCCTCCTCCCGCCGCTCCCCGTCCTGTCCGACGCCGCATTCCTCCTCCGCGACCACGcggcctcgccctcgccgccgccgccgccgcacagcCCGTCCACCGACGCCTGCAAGAACTGCTCGTCCCCGACGCCCGTCAGCAGCGCGTTCCGGGAGTTCCGCGACCCGGCGCCGTCGCCCGCCAGCCCCGACACCGCCACCGACGAGCCCGGCGAGCTCGACTTCGACGACGACGGCTTCGACGCCGAGTCCATCCTCGACGTcgacgaggcggcggccggcggcgccgCCGAGGGCATCGACGGCATCATGGGCAGCCTCACCATGGAGGCCAACACGGCCACCGCCACGTCCGACGACTCCATCCTGTCCAGCTCCGGCATACACCCCTACCTCAGGAGCCTCATGGTGGTCGGTCTCGCTGGCCGCTTCGAGCTCGGCCTCGGCTCCCGGCAAAGCACCCGACCCAACCTCAACCGTGCCCTCAAGCGGCGGGACGACGACGGCGCCTGGTGGATGTGGCCTGCCGTGCCGGTGAAGGACATCACGGTCACACCACCGACGCCACCGCCGACAGAACCGGCAGCGGCAGTGTCCAACACCGCAATGCCGCCGCCGGCGTCGGCAGCACcagagaagaagaagagcaagaagaagaagaaggtgaagatggagaagttgatggccaaggaggaggagctggcCAATGGGAAATGCGAGGAGGGAGCCGATGGAACAGTGGACGCGGCGGACGGCAATGGAGACGATGACAGCGCACCGACAAAGGCGCCGAAGACCGGCCTGGGGCTGAAGCTGGACACCGACGACGTGCTCAAGGAGTGGTCCGGCAAAGGGTCTATGTTCACCGAGGGCGGCGCGCCGGATTCGTCTGAGTCCGCCGCCGAAGTGCGG GCCAAACTTGCAGACATCGACTTGTTTCCTGAGAACGGGTCTGGTGGCATCAGGGAAGCAAGGGTGATGAGGTACAAGGAGAAGCGGCGCAACCGGCTGTTCTCGAAGAAGATCCGGTACCAGGTGCGGAAGGTGAACGCCGACTGTCGGCCTCGGATGAAGGCAAGCACTACTAGAACTGATGCTTGA